A genomic stretch from Solanum stenotomum isolate F172 chromosome 8, ASM1918654v1, whole genome shotgun sequence includes:
- the LOC125874664 gene encoding DEAD-box ATP-dependent RNA helicase 15-like isoform X1, which translates to MEDTKENDAYEEELLDYEEDDEKAPDSISGKINGESAKKGYVGIHSSGFRDFLLKPELLRAIVDSGFEHPSEVQHECIPQAILGMDVLCQAKSGMGKTAVFVLSTLQQIEPVAGQVAAIVLCHTRELAYQICHEFERFSTYLPDIKVAVFYGGVNIKLHKELLKNECPHIVVGTPGRILALARDKDLSLRNVRHFILDECDKMLESLDMRRDVQAIFKTTPHDKQVMMFSATLSKEIRPICKKFMQDPMEIYVDDEAKLTLHGLVQHYIKLSELEKNRKLNDLLDALDFNQVVIFVKSVSRAAELNKLLVDCNFPSICIHSGMTQEERLTRYKGFKEGHKRILVATDLVGRGIDIERVNIVINYDMPDSADTYLHRVGRAGRFGTKGLAITFVSSASDSDVLNQVQQRFEVDIKELPEQIDTSTYMPS; encoded by the exons ATGGAAGACACAAAGGAGAACGATGCTTACGAGGAGGAGCTTCTTGACTAcgaagaagatgatgaaaaaGCCCCTGATTCCATCTCCGGCAAAATTAATGGCGAGTCCGCCAAGAA GGGTTACGTTGGCATTCACAGTTCCGGATTCAGAGACTTTCTGCTAAAGCCAGAGCTATTGCGGGCTATTGTGGATTCAGGCTTTGAGCATCCTTCTGAAG TGCAACATGAATGTATTCCGCAAGCAATTTTAGGCATGGATGTTCTTTGTCAAGCTAAATCTGGAATGGGCAAAACTGCTGTTTTTGTTCTTTCAACGCTGCAACAGATTGAACCTGTTGCTGGTCAGGTTGCTGCCATAGTTCTATGTCACACAAGGGAATTAGCTTATCAG ATCTGTCATGAATTTGAGAGGTTCAGCACATACTTGCCTGATATCAAGGTTGCTGTTTTCTATGGTGGTGTCAATATCAAACTTCACAAGGAGCTTCTAAAGAATGAATGCCCTCATATAGTTGTTGGAACTCCTGGAAGAATACTTGCATTGGCTAGAGATAAGGACCTGTCTTTGAGGAATGTGAGGCATTTTATACTGGATGAATGTGACAAAATGCTTGAATCACTTG ACATGAGAAGAGATGTGCAGGCAATTTTCAAGACGACTCCTCATGACAAGCAAGTAATGATGTTTTCAGCAACACTCAGCAAAGAGATTCGCCCCATTTGCAAGAAATTTATGCAAGAT CCAATGgaaatatatgttgatgatgaggCCAAGTTGACCCTTCATGGACTTGTACAG CACTACATCAAATTGAGCGAACTGGAGAAGAACCGGAAGCTGAATGACCTGCTGGATGCGTTGGACTTCAATCAAGTTGTTATATTTGTCAAGAGTGTAAGCAGAGCAGCAGAGCTGAATAAATTGCTTGTCGACTGCAATTTTCCATCTATCTGCATCCACTCTGGAATGACTCAGGAAGAAAG ATTGACTCGCTATAAGGGTTTCAAGGAGGGGCACAAGAGAATTCTTGTGGCAACTGATTTGGTTGGGAGGGGCATTGACATTGAACGGGTCAACATTGTTATTAACTATGACATGCCAGATTCTGCAGATACTTACCTTCACAGA GTGGGTAGAGCTGGTAGGTTTGGAACTAAAGGCCTTGCCATCACATTTGTCTCGTCTGCATCAGATTCTGATGTTCTTAATCAG GTTCAGCAGAGGTTTGAAGTGGATATTAAAGAGCTTCCTGAGCAGATTGATACTTCCACATACA TGCCATCATAG
- the LOC125874664 gene encoding DEAD-box ATP-dependent RNA helicase 15-like isoform X2 encodes MDVLCQAKSGMGKTAVFVLSTLQQIEPVAGQVAAIVLCHTRELAYQICHEFERFSTYLPDIKVAVFYGGVNIKLHKELLKNECPHIVVGTPGRILALARDKDLSLRNVRHFILDECDKMLESLDMRRDVQAIFKTTPHDKQVMMFSATLSKEIRPICKKFMQDPMEIYVDDEAKLTLHGLVQHYIKLSELEKNRKLNDLLDALDFNQVVIFVKSVSRAAELNKLLVDCNFPSICIHSGMTQEERLTRYKGFKEGHKRILVATDLVGRGIDIERVNIVINYDMPDSADTYLHRVGRAGRFGTKGLAITFVSSASDSDVLNQVQQRFEVDIKELPEQIDTSTYMPS; translated from the exons ATGGATGTTCTTTGTCAAGCTAAATCTGGAATGGGCAAAACTGCTGTTTTTGTTCTTTCAACGCTGCAACAGATTGAACCTGTTGCTGGTCAGGTTGCTGCCATAGTTCTATGTCACACAAGGGAATTAGCTTATCAG ATCTGTCATGAATTTGAGAGGTTCAGCACATACTTGCCTGATATCAAGGTTGCTGTTTTCTATGGTGGTGTCAATATCAAACTTCACAAGGAGCTTCTAAAGAATGAATGCCCTCATATAGTTGTTGGAACTCCTGGAAGAATACTTGCATTGGCTAGAGATAAGGACCTGTCTTTGAGGAATGTGAGGCATTTTATACTGGATGAATGTGACAAAATGCTTGAATCACTTG ACATGAGAAGAGATGTGCAGGCAATTTTCAAGACGACTCCTCATGACAAGCAAGTAATGATGTTTTCAGCAACACTCAGCAAAGAGATTCGCCCCATTTGCAAGAAATTTATGCAAGAT CCAATGgaaatatatgttgatgatgaggCCAAGTTGACCCTTCATGGACTTGTACAG CACTACATCAAATTGAGCGAACTGGAGAAGAACCGGAAGCTGAATGACCTGCTGGATGCGTTGGACTTCAATCAAGTTGTTATATTTGTCAAGAGTGTAAGCAGAGCAGCAGAGCTGAATAAATTGCTTGTCGACTGCAATTTTCCATCTATCTGCATCCACTCTGGAATGACTCAGGAAGAAAG ATTGACTCGCTATAAGGGTTTCAAGGAGGGGCACAAGAGAATTCTTGTGGCAACTGATTTGGTTGGGAGGGGCATTGACATTGAACGGGTCAACATTGTTATTAACTATGACATGCCAGATTCTGCAGATACTTACCTTCACAGA GTGGGTAGAGCTGGTAGGTTTGGAACTAAAGGCCTTGCCATCACATTTGTCTCGTCTGCATCAGATTCTGATGTTCTTAATCAG GTTCAGCAGAGGTTTGAAGTGGATATTAAAGAGCTTCCTGAGCAGATTGATACTTCCACATACA TGCCATCATAG